The following nucleotide sequence is from Solea senegalensis isolate Sse05_10M linkage group LG19, IFAPA_SoseM_1, whole genome shotgun sequence.
aagagcagactccACAACCAGTCATGAAGACTTTAGGTAACAAAGGAGCCAACCGTCTACCTCCTCCTCGCTTTCAGTGGTTGTTTCTCTTTGGCTTTCAGTGTTGTGCCTCGGTATACATCCACAGGCTGCTACTGGGAATCTGTTCAACATGGaatcagttttgttttcatttgtgattttgttgtgaTTGGTCATCACAGTGCTGCTGACTTACATTGCCTTTCAGTCTCTTCCCTATCTTAATCAGATGGAGTTGGCAAGTGAATgaagttcatttaaatgtgtggccttacgtgtgttctgtgtgtgactgtgcttTTGCAGCTTTGTGTCTccgttgtgtgttgtgttggatGTGGCTTACCAATCATCAGctttctccatctcctctccATTTACTTGAGTGGCTTCCAAATGTCTTATTGCACCCACTGGCTGCATGTGTCCACACTGACTCTCTCTACCTTGCCCGCAGCCTGACACTGATTGATAGCAGCCTGCCGTCAGAGGCAGAACCGGAGCTGCGGACCTACATTTCAAGGAGGCTGAGCAAAGGAGCCCTTCTTGGAGGCATGGGCAACATCGCCACTGTGGAACTCAGGCAATCATTTAACATATTTCCAATAACAACATTTTggaatcaatattttttttatcctgaaaCCAAAGAATCAAGCTGGTTCACCCAAATATGTTCAACATGTGCTCCTTCCAGTATTCCAGAGGAGTCAGTTGGCTGCTATTGCTGTCTCCTGGAGCAGGAAAGGTCTCCTGAACAGCCTGATGCTGATGGTAATGGATATGTCATCTGCTTCATGGGCGGCTCAGAAAAAGGACTGAACTTATATCCTTTACATTGTGATGTCAGACGTAGTTATAAGCATCATCCACATTTTTTCCAGCATTAATTGTGTACATATCTTTGCCATTACAAAAAGTTTTTCCCTGCATTGTTGCTGTATTTCCTTTATGATCGTATCTTTGTAAATGTTCTAGTTCCTTGACCAAATATACATTTAGAATAGAGCTTGATAAATATGTTCAAGGCCTGCATTGCAGCCTGCAGACCCCAGAGGTATGACACTCAATAAATCACATAGTTGTCACATACTGCTAGATTAACTTGTTCTTCTGTTGGTGTGTCAGCTGCAAAACCTTGAGACTGAGGTGCGTCCCTATCTGAGCCGGTGGTTTGACGAGTCTGTCATGCACATTTACAGAGTGGTACAGCTGGTCCAGAGCAACATCAGCTTCTTGCTTCATGCTGTGAGTCTTTTTGCAATGTATAATTTCCCAAATAGATTCAGACTGCTCAGCCTTAGATTGCAGTGCACTGGTATTCAAGCTATGGAAGACAGTTGTGTTCTTCCTCGTAGTATAACCTGCTCTCATTGTGAACGCAGGACCATTTCCACTCTCCCATTGCAGTcccatttttttcattgttttctttaataaatgCCACTCCTTTgcttatatataatatgtatttttatctAGATCAGTGAATTTAAGCCACATATCTTCCTGTATACAGGCTCTGAGTCAGACACATGTGGAGGTCATCAATTCAGAGGAGCGGACCAAAGCAGATGTGTCAAggtgagtcacatgacagagTCTGTAACTCCATACCCATATCTTTACATACTAAACAGCAGGTGTTTCCCACTATAGTGTATTTTCAtgtagcagtgtgtttgtggTATTTTGCACCAGGTTCATTAAAGCAGCCAGTTTGCAGGGTCTGTCCCAACAAGACCCCACAGCAGCTTCTTTGTGTAAGGCCATCTCAGAGGACACTCAGTCCAACCTGGTCATAGACTGCTCTGTCAGCCCACCCATGCTCACGCACACTGGTAAGTCATATCTCTCTCCCTAGCATAATTATACCTTTAGTCTAAACACCTAGCAAGCTGAGTTTTACCCACACAAAGCCTTAGTTGGGGCGCAAACACCATTAAACCACCACTATATACTACACAGGTTTCCTTTTGTGCCTCAGAGTCATTCTTGATTGGTTTCTGAGCAGTTTTCCTTTTTGACTCTCTCTTTGCAAAGAATAAAACAAGCTTCAACAATACAACTTTGATCCAACTTTATTTCTTCATCAGACACCTTACGACAAATTTTGCCACAACAGACGTGCACATTTACTCTGTAGTGTTCAAGAGCCtaaaaaaaggtgttttctctttccagtcAGTAATCGTTTCTGTGATGACTGGATTCAGGCATTTTTAAATGCTGCGGAGCGCTGTAATCCCTTCTTGCTCAGGCAGATTCTGGAGAACTTCAAGCTTAAGGTGAGAACACCTGAGACCTGGGGTTCTCCAACCTTTCGGACTCTTAACATATAATATTAATCCAGACACTGATCAAGCATATGCTTTCTGCCGGTGAATTATTGGgtctaaatctaaatgtctttttttatatatataaaatacaatagttGTATTGATTGATGTTCACCCTGAGGCTTATGGTAGTGTGCGTTACGTCACATCCTTTAGATTTTCAGCAGAATCTGACATGACATACTTTTAAGTTGTTATGATCTGTTCATTCATTGGCATTAAAAATGATGGGTTGTGCGTGACTAATCTTACATACAAgccaacaaaaaaaccccatccATCGCTTATCTATTTGTGGTTAATGCCcacttctctttctctgcaggCCATCCAGGACATGAACAGCCTAAAGCGCTTTGTGCGGCAGGCTGAGATGAGTCACTATGCCCTGTTCCGCTGCTGCCAGTTTCTGCAAGGCTGTGGAAATGGGGATGTGTTGCTGCAGAATGCCAGGGCGGAGCACAGTGACCTGCCTGAAGCCTGCAGCATCATCGCCGTGCTGGAGGAGTTCATCAAGGAACAGTCCCAAGCTCAGGCCTGATTCCAATAACGACACGCGACTCCAAGTAACTTTACTACAACTGCCTTGTCCAGTTGGTTCGTAAGACAGACTCCTCTACCAGCCACAAAGCAGACAATAAAGTATCATAAATACAAACTCAGCACAACCCATTTTAAACATAGCATTGCCCCTATGAAACATGGCGGTGTGGCAGCTTTTCATTGAACAGCTGTCGTCAGTTTCCTCTTCTGCTTCATGTAGAAAAGTAGTCAAATCGGAAATATGTACTGGAAAATGCTGACAACTCCGTTTCTTTGAACGCATCTTTGTAAAAACTATAATATgtagttcattcattcagcaaAATCCCAGCACTAATCTTAACAATTAAAAGTTAGTTGTTTATTAAACTGTACAACAAAGCTCTCAGTGAAGGTGaacttaaaaaaactgaaagaacaGCACTTTTACAGTCTCATACCCTTTTAATTACAGCTTTTACATGAGGTTAGTGCATATACAGAACTTTGAACCAAATACTACCACTCATGTTTTGCTAACTGACGATCTCAACACAGAATTGATCCAAATTAAGCTCCTGCTCATTGGCACAGATTTATTTCTTCCTAATATGATGACCAAACActattttcttacttttttgtattttatttgattgaacatgttttcctttgtgaaaaaaaacacatacaggaTGCACAAATCACTTTTATGCTTTGCTTGTAACATACGCcttatttgatgtgtgtgtcctTGCTCTTTATCCTTTCAGCTCAGTTCTTGCACTActctattatttttatttgtctggaTGTCAATTGTATGATATTGGGCTTCTGTTTAATTCTCTCAAAATTCAGTATTGTAGACGAcgaatatttgaatattatatAATGTGTACATTAGAGCAAATTATTTGATGTTTATGAACATTTTCACAGCCTTCACCAGCTCACACGCTTGTGAGAAGTAAACGGACACCATGTGACCAATCACTCACTGTAtctacatttatttgaaaaaataaatctgcaatACTAACATTaacagagaaacatgttttaaagagTAGTAAAATTGAATACaagatgacagaaaacaaactcataataataataactttaaccAAGTCCAAAGTGTGAAGTTCAGCAATATCAACGGTAGTGGTGTAAACCTGTAAACTGTGAACCAGGTGACAtggaaatgagtcattttattgTTGTGAATATTGGTGTGTTGTTGACCCATGGTGCATATGTGTGGACATTATTGTACAGTGTGTTCTCTGTAGATATAAGTGGTCGCATggagatgaaataaataaatatgacagtGGAACCTCTTTTGTGTTGTGGTGAGTTGTCTCATATACAGCTGCTGAAAAGTAGTATTTATTTACAGGTGTTTCAGCCTCCAGTTCATGAGTCGTCGACCACAAACTGGGCGTCACATCCTCCAGCATACGTTCTCGTAAAGCCCCTCTGGGAACCAGAAATGAACAGTAGAGAGCTTTAAGaacatttttgcacatttggAACATGTGGAACCAGATCAATATTTGGCAAGATCCTGTTACTGCTACTACCTACTAATCTTAAATGTCGGTACTGTTTATAAACAGAATGAGGAGCCTCATTGCTCAGTGTTTAACAGATCACCAGGTGAGACAGACTATGCTGACTAACATATGAGTTGTGTGGCTACACAGTACAGATACATGTgggctcactatttggcaagcaACAATGAAATTCTGCCCCTTTTATCTAATGCATTATAACGTTACTGATtcatgcagcagcagtaacCAGGTTTATAaagtaattataattatattcagTAGTATGCACTGCCATCACTTCAATATGcaatgtttatttaagtttttgTGAAAATCTTGTATTTATAATGGGATAGTTGGAACACCGTTTGTGATAAATTTCAGTATATCTAGGTTTTCAGCTGACCTCATAATTTCAAACTGACCGACTGAGTATATTTGTAATGTGGTACCACTGTGTCTTATAATTAGATAATTAAAAGAGACCTACTGTCATAGAATGAAGCAGCATTTTACCTGTGATGTGATCAGACACGTTTCTCAAATGAACGCTTGGTATATCGTAGATGCTCTCTGCTGCGactgaaatgtattaaaaaaagacattttcacaaaggaaaaatgtttcatgtgttgttttaagaAGAGAAGCTGGCCatatagaaaagaaaaatataatctCACCCTGGGGAGCAGCAAGTCTCTTGTAAGACAGTGGAGTGTCATACACTCCCTCGTTCACCTGTGTTGAAATGTCGATCTCTGTGGAGAATTTATACACAATTGAGCCAATTTAAGCAGAACGACATTGCATGTTGTGTTAGTTTTAGttgaaactgtttttaaaatcataccTTTTCTAATTGGTAAAACGTCATAAACTACTTCTCGACCGTCCACTGCACTGCTGAACCCAACGGACTGCTGATAGTTGAGACCGTCGCCTGAAAGAACAGCTTAAGTTCAACATTAAGACAAAATGCGACGCTGGACGCTGACGGTGTGCTTTGGTACATGGGCCCCTTACTGTTCAGCTCCTGAGGCAGGTTTGTGGGGGAGGCAACAACGCCACAGTGGATTTGGACTGAAGGAGAAGGTGCAGAGATGAGCCCAGCAGGAAGAGACTCCATCCCAGTGTTGCCATGGGTGCAGaggtgtgtgctgctgctgttctgtctgtctcgCTGCTCACACTCATCAAGGCTGAagtgtggagagaagagaagagaacaggGTTAGTGCAGCTATTGCTCTGGTAAACTCCTCTACAATATGCGCACTCATTGTATTGAATTGATTGGTTTATCCTCCTTGATACTGAATCTATCGACAAGGCTATATATTGGGCCAATTTTACTTTTTGAAGCCTTACGTTAGTTCATGAAGGACACACTAGTCATACATCCTGGCTGTAACCAGCTGACCACAATCTATTAGTTAAGCTCCAATCACTGTagtcactgtggaaaaaaatgcaGCAAAGAATAAAGGAAAAAGCATAAAACACAACAGCGTTGTTTCCACTTGTAAAACCACAGCGCGTtgttttgaggacaaaacaaagtaatatGCTCACTCCTGTGGAAATATCCGGAATTAGGACcagaaatgactaaaaataGTGATGATATGAAACCAGCTTGAAACCGGAACACATGCTTTCCATTTACATTTGGACCAAATATAAGGCAGTTGAATGAAAACAAGGAAAGGTGGTGGAATTAAAGAAGTTAAGAAATATCTTATAAATCTAAGTTACACGGTTACACATCTCActaaataattgttttgtgtgttatttatacTGCTGCCTGTCTTTGCCTTAGTCTCCcttgaaaaaaagaatctcaatGCAAATTTTTTctggtgaaataaaacaaaataaaaagtatcgGTGAGAATGAGTTAAAGTCCAGCTGACCAAATATGAGTTTCTTTGTTcagaaaataatacaacaaatcATCTTTTGATCAGTACCCCTCCTACTTACTTTGTGCCTCTGCTGTCTGAAGATCTACAGAAAGAAAGATGCATGGCTTCCCACAGTTGATGTACCCACTCTCTCCTGAGAGCTGCCGTCTCTgctgcctacacacacacacacaatgcaaaccCAGATACCAGACCTGTCACATCCACATCTTCCACATGTATTAGATTTACATTATGGAGTAGACAATCAGATAACTGAAGTGACTCaccaacatttttcttttcccattCTTCATGTTGATTTCAAACATAAAGCGCCTGCTGCTGTCAGGTCTCTGGACCTCTCGCACTGACTGCACCTTTGCCAAGAGGTGGAGAGACACTGCGTTTACTCAAGTAACTGCGTTTACTCAAgtaaacagagaaaaaacaacagttgcAATCTCACAGCtcagaaatattattatataaaagtataaaaacaaacatcatgaAAATAAACGTATATGAATTAAACCGATATTTTGTTGGATTAAGATCTATATTGCTGCATTAATGTATAATCAATATTTATgttcatatgtatgtatgtgcatcTATTGCAGTAGCAGTGTAAATGTTCTTATATACACTTTCTCACGTCACCTGTAAACAGAAGAACTTACTGTGTAAATGTAGTAATAGCTTCTCAAGTGTAactgtaagagagagagagataccaacatcatcatattttattcacCAATGTCTTACAAAGAATGGCAAGAATTTCTTAAATTTTATTACAGGTTCGGGTTTTAGAAGCGAGAGCTACAATACAGTCTTCACAAGGATAGGAATTATTAATTTGAATAAAGTATATTGAATAAAATTCAGTTAACAGGACTTTAAAGGATCTTATACCACAGCTACTTACAGCACTGCCATTCTTCCTGGTATAGAAGAACAAGGTGGTATTTTGAAGCCTGAACCAATACGTCACCCACCTTATTTTCTGAAgagataaaagtaaaataatcacatttcaatattagttttcattaaaataagtTATGTTATAGCTTACCATAGTATCCTTTCTTTTCTGCAGGAAGCCCTCAAACAGTAACTTGGTCCCGTCTACAGACATGTTGGCCCATAGTGAACAGTGGATAccaaattgttttatttgtgtaccTGCATGTTTCGGTACGACTTCCTCCTCACGTTTGCTCACTTAACTCACTTCTCCATTCTGCTTCTGTGAAGTGCCACTAAATTTAGTAAATCCACGGACATGGAATGTCTAATTCAAATGCTCttcaaggacacacagacataatgACATCAGTGGGTGTAAATATCATTTATTACAGATCTTTAAAacctctttattttcctctgctcTTAAATTAGCCATAATTTTGTTCGATAACACGCAATTATTTGTAAATGAAGGGAGAAATGACAAGAAACACTTTTGATAGTTTAAAAGGTGGTAGATGTGTGCTGAACGGCTGTTAATAGCATAATCCCTTGCTCCATGGCGTCtttaaattcataaaaatataatatgagGGACAAACtctatttgaaaacaaaacagaagcgAGGAGTCGTAAATGATACACCATGCGGACAACTTTGATAATactaaatacaaaaatacatagAAAATGCAAATCCATTGGTCTGTTTCATGCAGTGCACGTAAAAcagtcaagaaaacaaaaaaaggggttAATAaattaacacacaaaataaaaaatatgatatcCATGACCTTTCTAGAGTTAAATGTAGCCCCGCTTGTCCCAACATTTCTGTGTCAGGTGCAGCTTGTGGATTGTGATGCCATTCATGGGTCTGATCCTAAAATTGTTCGAGAATACATATATGTTATACTGCATATACACATCTATAAACAGAGTCCCTTTGTGGTGTTTCTGTACATGGCTGCCTCTCTCCGATCTCCCACCAACTAACTAATAATACTGACCTGAGGAAAAGAAAGCAATAGATTGGCTGAAAACATCCAGGGATTACTGCTAAAGGTCTGACTTGGACTAAACCAACAGATCATGGACTGTCAGCATTTACAAACCAAGTAATCAACAAATTATCTTAAATAGTTGCACACCTTTTCCCCCTGacgtgaacaaaaaaaacctaaaccaCACTTACTTTAAATTGCatataaaatgttcaaatgatTCTGCCCATTCGTTTCTTGCCCATGTTGCATTGTGGGAAGGGGATAAAATTTGGGTCCTGGTTGGTTGTTTAGTCAGTCTTAGGTAGGAGTCTCTCAGGTTAGGAGGGAAGGGGCAGAGTCAACAGAGGAACCGAGGAGAGGAAGTAGCTGCGTCATGCTGTGTGATCACCGCTGTTTGAGCAGAGCTCTGTACATGGCAAAGCCCAGCACAGCGAACACGGTCGCACCGACGCTCGCCCTCAGCCAGAAGGTTGAGTTCTTCAGGTCAGCCTGAGCCATGTGCCTGTGTGAGGAGTACCAAGACAGAGAGAGTAGGTGAAATGGTGAAAAGGAAATGCAGCAAAGAATACAGgaaaaattataaaacacaCTAGTGTGATTTCCACTTGTAAAACCAGAGTGAGTtgttttgaggacaaaacaaagtaatatGCTCCCTCCTCCAGAAACTTCCTGAATTAGAAACAGTGATGATATGAAACCAGCTTGAAACCGGAACAGATGCTTTCGTTTGATATTTGGACCAAATATAAGGCAGTtgaatgacattacattacattacacagtTGAATGAAAACAAGGAAAGATGGTGgaattaaagaagaagaagaagttataTATGGCTGTTAATGATTCTCTATTAAGAAATATCTTAACTGCAGATCACTGAGATTCTGTGCAGTTCAAGAGGTGCCAGAGGAACATGAAAGgaataagtcacaatataaatgtatataatttgCCAAAAACACAGCCATCATTTTAGTCAGTGGATAATTTGAAGACAAAGGTGAGAACACATTGATCGTATTTGTATAGGTAGTGAGTCGTCAATCATCCTATAACTTCTCTCAGTGGCCACAGCACAGATAAAAATCTTCAATCCACATCTCAGTGTcatgaacaacacattttcatcctGAGATATTGAGACATTAATTGATGCAACAATAACGCATGAAAATAATTCCTTTGGCTAAATAATGAGCAAAAATTGTTGACTCATGACTGGAATTTGCAGACACAAATGTTGACACCCGTCTGgcactgtgaaagtgaaaactcAAAACCTTACTGaacacaaccacaaacacacactaggGCAATGGTTCTCACACTAGTCATACATCCTGTCTGAGTTAGACAGAGTGACTGGATCTACTGTGGACATGACTTTAACTTGATTACATTAACATCCAGTTCATTTTTGAATCAGATTTTCTAAAttggggccacatggttggtgtagtggttagctcttgcctttgtagcaagaagacctgggtttgagccccggttggaacaagggcctttgtgatggactggcgaactgccCAGGGTGTATCGCTCTatcgcaaccctcatgtggcggataaagcggtagaaaatggatggatggattttctAAATTGTGCACCCCTCGTGATTTCTGCCTTTACCTGATTGAATTAGCCGCCCGGCAGAACCCTCCATAAAGACGGACGCCCTCCTCACAGAAGACGGCCGAAAACCTGCTGCACCAGGATGAATCCTCCTCTGACAGCAGGCAGCaccccctctcacacacacaaccttaaTTTCATCAGTACTGCTCAGCTCTACCCAGCCCAAAAAGCAGGAATTTCTATCAccatttaaacctttaaaagcaCAAGCTCAACCATGAGTGCCACCATACGTGGTCAAATGCCACTGCacactttgaaaaacacaaagcaacatGCACACACCGGCCTTTTCAAACTGTAGAACACACACCATGTGTCAGAATCTCTGTTAGTGGAGACCTAGTACAACTGTGGTTTGTTATTTTAGTACCGCACACAATTCAAGTCGTCAACTGCATACaaaccctgaaaaaaaatatgaaaacctGTTTGTTGGAAACGCATTGAAGATCGTCCACCCTTTGCACTGCAAGTGGAAGCCCGTTTGGTGTCATGCTATTAATATCTGAAGTGCAGGATGCAAACGCACAATATGTAGATCTGCCTCTGTCCAGATGTTCAGGCCATTTTAGACAAAGTCAAACGCACAACTTTATAAACAGCCATTCAACCTGCACTTGGGTTCAATAAACCTCCCATTTTATATAAAACaccaatctctctctctccactgtggaAATGGACAGATGAGAAACAAAACTGTCCCCTGTACATTTACTAGAGACTAAGACATAACATAGTTAACCCAGAGAGGAGTCATGCAACATGAGCAAGAGGCAGATCAGCAGAGGGTGAACACATgtaagaggaagagaaagagggcCAGCCAGAAATGTGTGTATGAACTCCTATAGAGTGGAAGGAAAAACATAAAGACAGGAAATACAAAATAGGGAAAACTGAATGAAATGACACTGTAATAACTAccaatttaaacaaagaaacacaatttgcaATTTTACTTGTGAATTCCTAACCTACAGGAGATCCagtataaaaaatgttttaagtaAGGTATGCACAGAAGGTGTGAATACAATTGAATTCACACCAACAACAAATAAAGGGTCTCCTGTAGGTGCAGACTTCAGTGTTAATGGAAGACAGTTGGTCaagcactttttaaaataaatgacggAGTTTAGTGCAAAAGAGGAATTAATAGATATAATATGTCAAAGATCCAGACATACAAAATCAAATGAGagtttcagtttgaatgaaatgcATTCAAACACATGGTTGTGTTTCTCTCATTTGTTATGGAAATAAATTTCTCATCAGTCAAGATTTACTATTTACATATCCACTGCAGGACAGAAGCATCAATGTTTCTCATGCTTCTAACTTATACTCTGAAACTTTTAGTCCTGGAGTCCATGAATTCATTTCTTTCGCTTAACATTGTCCGACTCTACAACTCTATTTGGAATTATATATAAAAGGTTTGATGGGTTACGTTTGCACAGCAAGAACTCATCACATCATGCGTTTCTCACATGGATTCAGCCACACTGTTACCTGCCTGGCAAGCAGCTTGTGTGTTAGCTGGCACAGTACGGTCACACTTGGCTGTGTGAGAATGTGCAGAGTGCAGGTGGGCTGgctggagcaggagcagagacCAAGGTATCTAA
It contains:
- the lg19h17orf75 gene encoding protein Njmu-R1 isoform X1; translated protein: MFTSQTSSFQDSIDVEERDDFDSEEIAGYNQKSQLNCYYTIYLYQGTRSEASGENVAWNQRRADSTTSHEDFSLTLIDSSLPSEAEPELRTYISRRLSKGALLGGMGNIATVELRQSFNIFPITTFWNQYFFYPETKESSWFTQICSTCAPSSIPEESVGCYCCLLEQERSPEQPDADGNGYVICFMGGSEKGLNLFRIELDKYVQGLHCSLQTPELQNLETEVRPYLSRWFDESVMHIYRVVQLVQSNISFLLHAALSQTHVEVINSEERTKADVSRFIKAASLQGLSQQDPTAASLCKAISEDTQSNLVIDCSVSPPMLTHTVSNRFCDDWIQAFLNAAERCNPFLLRQILENFKLKAIQDMNSLKRFVRQAEMSHYALFRCCQFLQGCGNGDVLLQNARAEHSDLPEACSIIAVLEEFIKEQSQAQA
- the lg19h17orf75 gene encoding protein Njmu-R1 isoform X2, translated to MFTSQTSSFQDSIDVEERDDFDSEEIAGYNQKSQLNCYYTIYLYQGTSLTLIDSSLPSEAEPELRTYISRRLSKGALLGGMGNIATVELRQSFNIFPITTFWNQYFFYPETKESSWFTQICSTCAPSSIPEESVGCYCCLLEQERSPEQPDADGNGYVICFMGGSEKGLNLFRIELDKYVQGLHCSLQTPELQNLETEVRPYLSRWFDESVMHIYRVVQLVQSNISFLLHAALSQTHVEVINSEERTKADVSRFIKAASLQGLSQQDPTAASLCKAISEDTQSNLVIDCSVSPPMLTHTVSNRFCDDWIQAFLNAAERCNPFLLRQILENFKLKAIQDMNSLKRFVRQAEMSHYALFRCCQFLQGCGNGDVLLQNARAEHSDLPEACSIIAVLEEFIKEQSQAQA
- the lg19h17orf75 gene encoding protein Njmu-R1 isoform X4: MFTSQTSSFQDSIDVEERDDFDSEEIAGYNQKSQLNCYYTIYLYQGTSLTLIDSSLPSEAEPELRTYISRRLSKGALLGGMGNIATVELSIPEESVGCYCCLLEQERSPEQPDADGNGYVICFMGGSEKGLNLFRIELDKYVQGLHCSLQTPELQNLETEVRPYLSRWFDESVMHIYRVVQLVQSNISFLLHAALSQTHVEVINSEERTKADVSRFIKAASLQGLSQQDPTAASLCKAISEDTQSNLVIDCSVSPPMLTHTVSNRFCDDWIQAFLNAAERCNPFLLRQILENFKLKAIQDMNSLKRFVRQAEMSHYALFRCCQFLQGCGNGDVLLQNARAEHSDLPEACSIIAVLEEFIKEQSQAQA
- the LOC122784926 gene encoding uncharacterized protein LOC122784926 yields the protein MSVDGTKLLFEGFLQKRKDTMKIRWVTYWFRLQNTTLFFYTRKNGSALHLRSYYYIYTVQSVREVQRPDSSRRFMFEINMKNGKRKMLAAETAALRREWVHQLWEAMHLSFCRSSDSRGTNLDECEQRDRQNSSSTHLCTHGNTGMESLPAGLISAPSPSVQIHCGVVASPTNLPQELNSDGLNYQQSVGFSSAVDGREVVYDVLPIRKEIDISTQVNEGVYDTPLSYKRLAAPQVAAESIYDIPSVHLRNVSDHITEGLYENVCWRM
- the lg19h17orf75 gene encoding protein Njmu-R1 isoform X3, with amino-acid sequence MFTSQTSSFQDSIDVEERDDFDSEEIAGYNQKSQLNCYYTIYLYQGTRSEASGENVAWNQRRADSTTSHEDFSLTLIDSSLPSEAEPELRTYISRRLSKGALLGGMGNIATVELSIPEESVGCYCCLLEQERSPEQPDADGNGYVICFMGGSEKGLNLFRIELDKYVQGLHCSLQTPELQNLETEVRPYLSRWFDESVMHIYRVVQLVQSNISFLLHAALSQTHVEVINSEERTKADVSRFIKAASLQGLSQQDPTAASLCKAISEDTQSNLVIDCSVSPPMLTHTVSNRFCDDWIQAFLNAAERCNPFLLRQILENFKLKAIQDMNSLKRFVRQAEMSHYALFRCCQFLQGCGNGDVLLQNARAEHSDLPEACSIIAVLEEFIKEQSQAQA